The genomic stretch CGAGAGGGTGGAAAAGGGTTTTGATAAAAGAAATTCCGGAGATTGAAATGCGGGTGTAAGGAGGGTTGGGTCTCGGGAAGTGAGTGAGTAGTGAGGTCGACGACAATTTGTCTTGACTGGAGAAGGTGGACCCCTTCGTGCGGGCCGAATTCTTTTTAGATTTTGATAACCCGAACTCGGTGTAAAAATCGAACACACATACTCGCCTAGGCATACGCACATCCATACACCCAGAAACGGGAGGTGGGggggaaagaaaatttgtgtAGCAGATAGCCGCGACAGTATACAATACACTCTCGCAAAAGTATTCACCTTCAAAATGGCGAGTGTACAAGCATGCGCGCAATACAAAATAGTTTAGACGACGTCCCTCCTTCTGTTCGACGATCCCGAACGCATATTACCTTTGTCGGCAGCTTCGCGAGGCATTCGGTTATTTTACTTTGTATTTGAGTTTCGGTTAACGCCGGAAATCACACGCCCCGAACCTAtcacatatacacacacgatATAGTTTTAACTCTCCGATAGTACCAACAATACGCGAATACCGCACTTGACTAGATCCACGATAAATTTGCTAAGTTTTTGACGCCTTTTCACGAGCACCGTGCCCCCGTATATTGATATGGAGTGGCGCTACCTGGCGAACGGCTCCTATACTTCCTAGGGCGGCGCCCCAACCTCCGATTTTCTCGCTAATCGATAACTCGAATTCTTTCTTTACCGATCGACGCACCCGGTCAATGATCGCATAGATAAGGatattcaaaatcaaaaaaccaTCACCCATTCCTCTTCATCTTGGCAAAAATCATTTGAAGCTTTCAATTCAagacaaactttttttctacgtatttttcacaacttttcGTGTACCATGCTCGTAATGTGAGACTTTGTGTTACTTGAgttatatatacttttcggatgactagatatttttttgtaatgttATTTCAGAGATAATGATAAAGGTACAGAAATTATTCGacttttgaagaaatattcaaataaactccatgtttttgaattttcgtcagGGTGACCTTCCAAAATTTGGTCTCTAGCATAAGTTTCTAAAGATAGTACCTCAACTGAtgtaagtttttcaaattgaataaaacgtaAAATGAAGTGATTCTCTGCATCCTGAATAATGTCGggaattaaaaatgtaaaaaaggaATTCAAAAGTAAACAGAGAACAGCTTCGTTTATCTTTACTTATATCGcataatgttgaaaaaaatcaactttgaGATTTTTGCACTTGTAAGTTGAGGCTGATAATTTTTGTGAcaaagtttttcatttgatcGTTGAAAATCCAATGTTGGAAAACGGGGGTTATTTGTAATAACAAACTGTCATGTTTGCTGTAAAATAATAGTTGATGAAGCTTGAAGagttataaaaatgattaGCAAAACCATCTAAACTGAATCATATTTGTATACATACCAATGTATGTATGGACATGATGTCCAATAACAGTCGTAGTAAtaacattaaaaataaaaacggacCAAAATATTTGGTGAATAGTAGGACATGTATAATTGAAACACCAATTCATCGAAGATAAACTGTAAACAAAAACTATGTAGATCAatgttacaataattattcttgAAAAAGACTTCGTACTATAGTACATTACGAAATGTAAGTGTGAATTAGATAGATGTTAGGTGTACACTCGGATGTCCCGTGtttagggtgttgacgaatttgtTCAAGATAAGCcccaaataaattttttaaaaattcgtcaacaacCTAAGGGACGCCCTTAGTGTACACTGTACTTGTAccataaaaattatacttatTACTTATCGATATATAGCACAGAATAAGGTGAAAATGTATATTCAAGACATAAAAATTACgcatgaataaataaaatatccaTACTTTTTAGTTATGGTACTGTACTCTATGGATTCAGTTCCTTTCCAAATCTTCCATTAGTGAAGTTATAAAAGAATTTCCATTTATCAGTTTTGTTGTTCCAACTACGAATTCCACATTGGCTGTaaaaacagattttttgttaatataaatgaaaatttgttaacTGCACAGaagattattaaaaaaaaattatattaatgaaGAACATCAATCTATGCCTTACAATCTTCTTGTAGTGACAAGAATCGCAATGCAGATATCTCAGCATATGTACAACCACCGATAAAAAATACTAGTACCAATCGCGTAGATTCGGAAGTTGAATCTTCACTTGTTATCGAATTTcctgtaacaaataaaacgaACATAAATTAGCGACTTCTAAGGGGTCGACTTAGATTCGCAATATTTCAGGAAATTAGTTTTATCGACTAAAAAAACTTCGTCACTAACTAATTGTCGTAAAATTTGACCATTACAATCAAAATTCTTAAAACCTCAAACtccaattttttccaatagCATCAGTCTGGAGGATGAACAAATTTAACATGGAGTATATATACAATACTTTTATTGATACAATCTATGTAAAAAGACcatattgattaaaaaatacgcatgtaatagtaaataattttgtcTAAAATTCGACGTTCCTTGAGTCAATAACCTACGCTTGCAACTCGTTGGAAAACTCACAGTATGTTAATACTTATTCTATCTACTAATACCAAAAGAAAAAGTATCATTAATACTTCTCGCTGGGGTTGAACTCAAAGTTTGAAGATTAGTGCTGACGGTAGGACCAGGCAATAGTCCTAATACATCATTCAATCCTTGCCATCCATTAGGTTGTACTAATTGTTCAGCCAGCCTCACACTCAAAGGAGCATAGACAGAATGAACGTAACTGATATCCCTCGGGGTGACTTCACTTTCATCCTCGACTGTTAGTCGTAAGGCTTTCCTCAACACGGCATATTGTCTTACAGGCTGTTGGGGTCGAAGCAGGCCAGCTTTTTCAAGGTTTATTAACGACGGCAAATGTTGATAGCCATAAGTCTGTACTATCTCCCTTTTGTAGTAATCGAGTAACTTTGGCTTCAAACCGGAGTTCGTTAGTGATTGAATACAAAGCAGTCTCAATACTTTCAACAATGGTTGCTGTTGAGCTATCATATCCTCGATATATGAATTAGGTTTGTCTGTTTCTATACAATTCAACAATTCTTGTTCCGTCTGTAAAGCCTccagaaaattatttgaatctGTTACTTCCTTGATCATTTCCGCTATAGTTGTATCTGcccaaaagaaaaagaaaacgcaTCACATATTGTGAACATAAATATTCATGGTCACAATTTTATCAAAACCTATTgcatttgatattattaaATACGTGCGAATGCACTTGTCAAGTAAATTGcgttgacaataaattattttgctCACGTCTTGCCAGTGACTGCTTTGTCGCTAACATGTGCGGTAGCCTGGCGACAAACTGTTTTATTTCCTGGACGCTTTTGTCACCGTGTCGCTCATCAAATTGTGATGATATGACTTTAGCTTTGCGACTTAGTACTGGTCCTACGCCGTTGAAGTTTTTATCCctatttcaataaataacaaataagTTTTCTAATGACGATAATTATAGATGCAAAGAATAATTTGATTCGGTCACCTAATCTCTGCGAAAAGCTCTTCACcagaatttaaaataatttgttcCTTTTTATCGAGAGGGAGGACAGTTGGTGAATCATCagaatcgtgaaatttttcagcaggcaACTCAACGGTTGCTGGAAATAACAAAGTTTGTAATCTTTATACTTTGTTTGATAAAGAACAATGCCTGCAGTAAAACcacagaaatcatttttcaatatattttgcTACCACTTCCTGCTCACTTATAGCACACACATTGCATGCTTATCTTTACTTGTTATTATGTAATCATAATCAAAGATAAATGACAGTAAAGAAAATGTATTAATTACCAGGAAAAACAATGGTTACACGATAAGGATAAAAGAACTTACTATCATTTATGCCGAATATTTCGTCGATAAGACCTTCGTAAGTCAATTGGGTAACCAAAGGGGAGAGTAGATCAACCGATCTATCCAACAACAGCAGGTGTTCTATTAACGGAGTTTGAGTACCATCTGTTTTAACATCTTCTTCCTCTCTGTGCAGCCTTTTCATCAATTCCCAAACCTTGTTAGCTGCTGGTCCTCGTCCAGTGACCTTAGGAATTCTACCATACAGTCTCTGAAGGCTCTGAATAGCTTGCGCTACCTGATACAAGCAAGTTGGGTCATTTTCCAAATAGAATTCATTGAATGCTCCGCTGAGTTCCATCGACACTAAATCGGAATCGAATGGAAATAGATCACAGGCAAATTCTTCGAATAATGTGAAACTTCCATATACTCCTCGGTTTTGTAGCTTTTTTTCACACAGCAGACTTTTTCGCGGAACGAAAAATAAGTGAAACTTCTTTTCCGGCCTCGTACCTTCTTCGctgttgaaatataataattacaccaATATGGCATATCAGGCAATTCGTAATTGTATCAAACATATCCATCTAAATATCgtactttttgttttctgttattgattgtttttttgtaaTGATAAAAACTTTCAATTCCTTAATGAACATTATATTTGAACTTACGGTAGAACTTGTCTATacgtgaaaatgattttcagattttttctcatgtgGAAAGAGTTACAAACTTCAAGAGGCTACTTATATGTCTGATTTAAATGTATGAGAAAGGAGAGAAACATCACCGAAAGTGATTAACAAAAAGTAGCAAGGCTTGTTTTAATTTTGCTTTGATTGTGAGACTCTCATGAGATTAAGTACCAAAGTTTGAGGAGTTCTACTGTATTCCATATTAGTACTTAAGATTGTGAAGAAGCGATCAAAACTGTTTGTAGTTTTTTGATTAATCTCCATCCCATGTttaggaaattttcttcattattttgaaatgaCTGGTTTACAACTATAACTTACCCGTGAACTTTCTCAGCGATTAAATCCATGAGATGCAAGTGAGGTCTTGTGATAAATATTACATTAGCAACATCTGTAGGTTGAAGTCTTCCACTGCAGAGCGGAATCACTTTGACGACGTCGTGTTCTTGTCGTAGATTGGACTTTCCCACCACGCCAATCGGTCCTGCTAGGGACTTGTCGCATATGATTGCCTTTACGAAtcaaacagaaaaatattaatattatattcttTAAACAATATTAGTAGTTGGGATTCGTAGGATTATAGATTATTAGGAAGTAGGCCTCCTTATAACTTTACCTTCGTCCCGTCACATTTTTCTAGCAAATTGAGCAACTGTTTTTTCGCCTGTTCTTGGACAAGGCCGATGTTCAATTTACCGCTCGACAAATGTGCCGACGACATTATTTATCAGTGGAATATGCCTACAATTCTTTTGAAATGTGACATTAGTTTGAGGTTATGATGGATGTTTGACAGCTCATGGGCAGCGGACGCCTTTTAGTCAACGTGATCCGACAATGAACGAGGCGTGGCGAAGTAACCCGACATATTCAAATAGAATGGCGCGGATCTACTTCCTCTGCATCTCGTTTAACGGGACAATCTTGCTTGCATTCTtcaaatatgaaataattgttGTATTAAATACAGCTAGGTGCTAACTCAGATGACAAAGGAAGTAGagagaatgaaataattgGTAAGAAAACCACGCACACTATAAGTTAGCCGGTATTCGCGTGACAGTCTTGTTTATGAACTGCAACTAATGACACAGCGATTCTTCCGGTAATCATAGCGATAGAACTTTTATTACTAAACATAATTTGCCGACTATTTCCGCGATAATTAATGGGGAATCTGTGAAAAGATCTTAATCTAGCTTCGTGCATTTCATGTATACGCGGTTCAAACATGTTCACTCGGCTGTATATTTATTACGATCAGTGCCACGACGGTCGACGATAAAAACGCATCGGATAGTTTCAAGCAGTTTCATTCTCAAGTAGGCGTTTACAAGATAACGACTTCCTCAGGCAAGACGTCACAAACATTTCACAAACCGAATCTGCCTGTaagattttttcgatataaTGCTACACATCACgtttacacatgcatgtaagtataacgtattgtgattttacaatgaatttcgtcaaaaaataccacagaacAATCAGCTAGGTGCTGACAGATTTGAAACACTACGTACAGCAATTTTAGCTCTAATCGAACGACGTTATTGTCATGTATTCCTACGTATACAATGCCAATCACTCatcaattgcaatttgttgatcctggtcattcggtttttttccgattcaaaACGTTATCTGAATTATGCATATTCGTTTGATAGTACAATACATGACGGTTTCAATAATCGaacttgtaaacttgaaaattagtccggaaggtcaaaagtcatcaTGTCAAagacctggacagccagaactatgGATCGCTTGTCCTGGAGGTCGAGATCCACCAGGTGGAGGATCTGAACAGCTAAAtctacggaaaattagtcctgaagcTCGAAAGTCACCAAGTCAAGGACCTGGATAGCCAAAACTACGACaaattagtcctgaaggtcaaaagtcaccaggtcaagaacctggacagccaaaactacggagcgcttgtcctggaggtcgagatccaccaggtggaggacctggacagccaaatttacggaaaattaattatgaaGGTcgaaagtcaccaggtcaagaacctggacagccagaactacggagcgcttttCCTGGATGTCAAAATCCaccaggtggaggacctgGAAATCCAGAAatacggaaaattagtcctaAAGGTGAAAAGTCACCAAATCAAGGACCTGAatagccagaactacggagcgcttgtcctggtagtcgagtttcaccaggtagcggacctggagcggAGAAACTACGGGgtgcttgtcctggaagtcgaatttcaccaggaagcggacccgaagcgtaggatccaggaggtagagaacccggtactcgaaatctgcggagcgcgattctcatccgtccgctctactgcgcggttgtttccagactgagaaATTCGGCTGGCTGATTTGGTCGTGACGGTTACtgtagatcgatgacgtcaagagaaaaaaaatttgggtgaagtcactttctgaacatccgaacatccaaaatttggtttcgaactttaataccatgtatgatgtatgatgtatgatgtatgatgtatgatgtatgatgtacgtataatgtatgatGAATGATGCTTTATGACGTATgatttaatttacaatttttctggTGAACGTATTATAAAGGCTTAGTTTTATTGTACGTAGCTAACTGAAAGTGCAAAATAGATTATGGAAGTATAAATGATATTCAAAGGTACATAAACATAGATATAATTACGTTTTAGCCAAGTTCGAAtgaattcaaaatatgtaTCTAGGTATAACAAGTATACCtcttatacagaaaaaattcgatattatAAGAGCGTGAAAGCAATGTAGGCTGCTGGATTTCTATAAAAGATCATAATCGTTGAATTATCTAAATAATAAGTATAATGAATTCATCGGagagaatttttatattataaactCACAAATTATACGTCTATCGGCACTGTGACACAGTTTTTACACGGCGTTGAAATCACTGAACATAAAACACTAATTTACGCCACTGATGAACGTCTTTTTGATCACCTACTTCGGTAATATTACACAGTTACCTGCAATGTGGAATTCTATGCATTCCGAGGTATGTTATATCGGAAGAGTCTGAAAGTAAAAGGTTGCTAGCCTTTTCTCACCTGTTCGGAAGTGTCCTCGCTGATTACAAGAAGCGCGTTAGTCATCGATGAGTGGTTCACGTTTCCTCTTCACCGCACGATATTTATTCTCGTACAATATAATGGCAGTATAATGCTTGACTCGTTTTGATTCACTCgaatgaatatttgaatgagcCATTGCAAaggtattttcaaaatattattaattattaatacacAGGTATTAAACGCTGTGATTTTCTTCAATCTCAatgctttcttttttcccaattTACATTGTCTATACGCAGTAATAGGTCCGTGATCCCTGCGGCTATACTCCTATGCTCACCACAGATCAATGATTGGTGGAATTTATGGAAATGTTGATTCATGATGAGCAATATCAAATGTTcgataaatcattttcaattttcgaatgagGTGCCCAGGTCAATTTCGACATTAacgtatatatctccaaatatcgaaatcTACGTATCTCAAACGTGAAAAAGGGCTTAACAGCCTCATTCTATGCACAATTCCGAATAAAAACACTCCAAtcgattttcatttgacgcagaaataaagaaatgacaTGCTTTCTACGAACTTAATATTCCGATTTCGTAGATTCCatgccatttttttatttccgcgtcaaatgaaaatgacttgcagtgtttttgttcaaaattgcgttgccaaaaaaaaaaaatgaatgaggCTGTTGAGCCGGTTTTTATGTTTTTCGATACGTAGAtatcgatatttggagatgtATACAACAATGTCGAAATCGACGAGGGCACCCCCttaaagagagagaaattacAGTTATACAATGCACTGTAGGCGTATTGATGTGGGCCCAAGGCCCACCGTCGCACATATTACAAGTCGACTGGTTCAGGGTCTTGGCAAGAAACGTATCAAGCGACAGTTTCAAAGCCTCGGGAATCGAAGTGTCCGTGGACACGGTTATAGACCCGTTTTGCGGTCTGACCGTTCCTCGCGTATATACTACAGGTATGGATATACGAAACATCGTACAGGTGAGTACAAGAGTTCGACGATAGATTTTGGAGTATTTTCCTCCTCGGCTAGGCCTGAAAAGTCGACTTATGGCGTGGATCGGTTGAAATAGGCACCCGTGCGTATAATCGTTGGGTCTCAGCTTTTAACCTGATATTTATGTATGCACGCATGCGAGATCGTGCGTGATATGGAGGTAGTGCGATAACTTTCTGCATCATTGCATGTGAGACGCGTAAGAGACGCTATTGGTGGGATCATTAAACGGAACGCCTTGCCAGCAATTAATGTCCAAATTTATGCCAAGTTTCGTGCATTGAACTGGAGACATAATAGCTTTGTGGCATACAATTCGCTGTAAAATGTACGAAAACAAATGCGCTCGTGATTGTTGTACTAGACAGGAGAAAGtgcaataaaaatgttaaGGATTATTGAGGAACGGCTTGAGCGCTTAATTGTTTTATATCTCTCGCAATCAGCTGACTAAACTacgtaattagaaattatAAAACCAGACCGAGTTATTATAATCTTCGGTACACAGGATCTTGACTTTGGCTTTCGCTTCGACAAAGAGAacgagagaaaagaaaaggaaaagttttcagtTTTGTGTCGATAAGAAGCAATCAGAATAAAGAAATCACTGTGCATATAAAATGAGTTTAACCGTTAAATAGATCAGCGGTCTGAATAAAGTCACAGTTTCGTCAATACCCAGTTGTTTTTGTCTTGGAGTAcctgttaaaataaaaattagtacTCTTCAACCTGAGAATAACTTTGAAGGAGAtgactgaatttcagacaattctgAACTTGCGTAATAAcgagccccccccccccccccccccgccccaaAATGCAACGTCAAGAATTTGAACCTTACAGTTTTTCTACACCAGTATCTCATCGAGTTACTTCTTCGAGGATGAAAATCAACGACTTGGAGTTTTGATGATCGTAGGAACTTTTTGAGGTGTATCTAATTGAGCCCGAGTTTAGTCACCGTTGATTCATTTGTGCGGGTTGTGCGGCGCTCTGGAGGTCTGCTAGACTCGAGAAAGACTATCAAGTAAAGGGGACGGGATCAGTTTTCAGTTGTCCGTAGTCCTGCGGGGATCGCGTTTCCGGCAGACTTGGTTCGCTGACTAAAAAGACGCGGTGGCGAGTCTGCCAGGCGTGTCATTGATAATCCGAGCGAATCTTCGCCGATTAGAAACCGATAGAAATTCTGTGAGAGTGCCGGTGGTTATTCATAGGCCTTTCGCGGCTTTGCGATTGTAGCAGTGTTTAATTCGAACCAGAAAGACGCCGCTCCGTTATAAAAATACAGCTAATCTGCAGGCGCTGTATATCCATACTCGCCCGTATGCGTGCATAGGATCATTTACATcgcaatataaatatacacacatgATACTGGGTTTGAGGTAAGTACTGTCTATTCGTAAATGACGAATTGAAATtgctttgtaaattttaatcgtGCTTTTGCTCAAGTTATAACTATAGTTATTCACTAGTTTGTATGCCGAATTATTTGTTAAACTCTGCATGCAAACAAGAATGTCTGGCTGGTCTGTCTGTCTTTACTTCGAAAAACCGGTTTCCTTACTTCCCCGTAAATGATTCATTGTCCTGCGACACGCGGTACAGAATGCAATATAACTCATTTCACCGGTTAAAATTCAGTGCAAATTGTTTACCACGTAACGGATTTATCGGTTAACTTACTTCCGACGATTTCCGCTGAACCGTTTTCAACAACTTCTACAAACAAGTTTGACATAAAAGGCATGCTGCGGGTGCTTTGACCGCACGAAAGCGGTGATGAAATATACTGATCCTTCCgctttttacaataatgttgttgttagtctttttttttcatcctttttaCGCGATGAGAAGAATATTAAACACCGTAAAAGTGAAACGAAAttcttttaaaattgtttatgGTTTCTTACACTGAAAGAAAATCGGATAATATTTCCAGATAAACAACCACAAACGACACTTTGTGGGCACGatcaatttacaaattataGTCATTTTTATCCGTTATTTCTGCCACTTTCGATCGTACgtgattcaaaatttcaccgaaattCAGTACAACCGctgtgataaaataataactgaTAAAATTGTCTGGTCTTGTAATAATGTTAATACTGTTAATAGTATACTAAGAAAAGAAGAACACAAAACTATTATAGCAGTCAATTCGTAAAGCTGTACTCTGTACCTTATATTTTTCCCTTCAAATTCATCGCAATAACAGGTGTGTTAAATTCAGATACAAATACAagaaatgatttaaaaaaaagtgttatATTTCATAAAAGTTTTCAGCCATcggtgaattttgaaaatacaacaAATAAAGTGAACGTTGCGATATTTCTTTCCTCTTGTGgaatcgtttgtttttttctcacacgCAACGATTCTATCTAACGTGTATTTAAATG from Neodiprion virginianus isolate iyNeoVirg1 chromosome 3, iyNeoVirg1.1, whole genome shotgun sequence encodes the following:
- the LOC124301274 gene encoding vacuolar protein sorting-associated protein 33A isoform X2, which produces MDLIAEKVHGEEGTRPEKKFHLFFVPRKSLLCEKKLQNRGVYGSFTLFEEFACDLFPFDSDLVSMELSGAFNEFYLENDPTCLYQVAQAIQSLQRLYGRIPKVTGRGPAANKVWELMKRLHREEEDVKTDGTQTPLIEHLLLLDRSVDLLSPLVTQLTYEGLIDEIFGINDTTVELPAEKFHDSDDSPTVLPLDKKEQIILNSGEELFAEIRDKNFNGVGPVLSRKAKVISSQFDERHGDKSVQEIKQFVARLPHMLATKQSLARHTTIAEMIKEVTDSNNFLEALQTEQELLNCIETDKPNSYIEDMIAQQQPLLKVLRLLCIQSLTNSGLKPKLLDYYKREIVQTYGYQHLPSLINLEKAGLLRPQQPVRQYAVLRKALRLTVEDESEVTPRDISYVHSVYAPLSVRLAEQLVQPNGWQGLNDVLGLLPGPTVSTNLQTLSSTPARRNSITSEDSTSESTRLVLVFFIGGCTYAEISALRFLSLQEDSNVEFVVGTTKLINGNSFITSLMEDLERN
- the LOC124301274 gene encoding vacuolar protein sorting-associated protein 33A isoform X1, with the translated sequence MSSAHLSSGKLNIGLVQEQAKKQLLNLLEKCDGTKAIICDKSLAGPIGVVGKSNLRQEHDVVKVIPLCSGRLQPTDVANVIFITRPHLHLMDLIAEKVHGEEGTRPEKKFHLFFVPRKSLLCEKKLQNRGVYGSFTLFEEFACDLFPFDSDLVSMELSGAFNEFYLENDPTCLYQVAQAIQSLQRLYGRIPKVTGRGPAANKVWELMKRLHREEEDVKTDGTQTPLIEHLLLLDRSVDLLSPLVTQLTYEGLIDEIFGINDTTVELPAEKFHDSDDSPTVLPLDKKEQIILNSGEELFAEIRDKNFNGVGPVLSRKAKVISSQFDERHGDKSVQEIKQFVARLPHMLATKQSLARHTTIAEMIKEVTDSNNFLEALQTEQELLNCIETDKPNSYIEDMIAQQQPLLKVLRLLCIQSLTNSGLKPKLLDYYKREIVQTYGYQHLPSLINLEKAGLLRPQQPVRQYAVLRKALRLTVEDESEVTPRDISYVHSVYAPLSVRLAEQLVQPNGWQGLNDVLGLLPGPTVSTNLQTLSSTPARRNSITSEDSTSESTRLVLVFFIGGCTYAEISALRFLSLQEDSNVEFVVGTTKLINGNSFITSLMEDLERN